In Methanosarcina siciliae T4/M, one genomic interval encodes:
- a CDS encoding 50S ribosomal protein L40e gives MARFPEAEERLLNKKICMKCNARNAVRATRCRKCGYGTLRVKSKESKGA, from the coding sequence ATGGCTCGTTTTCCAGAAGCTGAAGAAAGGTTATTAAACAAAAAAATATGCATGAAGTGTAATGCGAGAAATGCTGTCAGGGCAACCCGTTGCAGAAAATGCGGCTATGGTACTCTTCGTGTGAAATCCAAGGAATCCAAGGGAGCATGA
- the purB gene encoding adenylosuccinate lyase, translated as MAIHPIEYRYGTAEMKYVWSQENRLAKILQTEAALALAEADMGLIPAEAAEIISECVTSVKAERVDEIEDEIHHDMMAVVVAISEKCREDAGKWVHFGATSNDILDTATALQIKDAIGLLEDKLKVLLRVLVNQAEAHKNTVCCGRTHGQVGVPTTYGLRFAIWASEISRHLDRLYELTPRATVGQMTGAVGTQAAFGKSGILIQKLTMQHLGIGTVDVSNQIIQRDRHAEFVMWMANTVTTMDKIGIEIRTLQRSEIAEIEESFGKKQVGSSTMPHKRNPIKSEQICGLARIVRAMVEPELLNNTLWDERDLTNSSCERVVFPETCVLTDHILKLGASVLGDLRFYPENIRRNLDLLRGLNMGEAVMIELAKRGVGRQEAHELVRTSAMEAHDTGKHFKQVLLDTPSVSRYLSAEDIENLVNPDKYIGTAVEQVETLVVKLREAYSL; from the coding sequence GTGGCAATTCATCCGATAGAATACCGGTACGGTACAGCAGAAATGAAATACGTATGGAGTCAGGAAAACAGACTAGCTAAGATCTTGCAGACCGAGGCAGCTCTTGCCCTGGCAGAAGCGGATATGGGACTTATCCCGGCAGAAGCGGCTGAGATTATCTCCGAATGCGTGACCTCCGTAAAAGCGGAAAGAGTTGACGAAATCGAAGACGAGATCCACCACGATATGATGGCTGTTGTTGTTGCGATTTCTGAGAAGTGCAGGGAAGATGCAGGAAAGTGGGTCCATTTCGGGGCAACTTCAAACGATATCCTTGATACGGCAACCGCACTCCAGATAAAGGACGCAATCGGCCTTCTGGAAGACAAACTCAAAGTCCTGCTAAGGGTGCTGGTAAACCAGGCAGAAGCCCATAAGAACACTGTTTGCTGCGGGAGGACACACGGGCAGGTAGGCGTCCCTACAACGTACGGGCTCCGTTTTGCAATCTGGGCTTCCGAGATTTCAAGGCACCTTGACCGCCTTTACGAGCTGACTCCGAGAGCTACTGTGGGGCAGATGACAGGGGCTGTCGGGACTCAGGCTGCTTTTGGGAAGTCCGGAATCCTGATCCAGAAACTTACAATGCAGCACCTCGGAATCGGGACTGTGGACGTCTCAAACCAGATAATCCAGAGGGACAGGCATGCAGAGTTTGTTATGTGGATGGCAAATACTGTTACGACTATGGACAAGATTGGCATCGAAATCAGGACTCTGCAGCGCAGTGAAATTGCCGAGATAGAGGAAAGCTTCGGGAAAAAGCAGGTGGGTTCGTCTACCATGCCTCACAAGCGAAACCCGATCAAGTCCGAGCAGATCTGCGGGCTTGCAAGGATCGTAAGAGCAATGGTTGAGCCTGAACTCCTTAACAACACCCTCTGGGACGAGCGGGACCTTACAAATTCTTCCTGTGAAAGGGTCGTCTTCCCGGAAACCTGCGTGCTTACGGATCATATCCTTAAACTTGGAGCCAGTGTGCTTGGGGATCTCAGGTTCTATCCCGAAAATATCCGCAGGAACCTGGACCTTCTAAGAGGCCTGAACATGGGTGAAGCTGTAATGATCGAACTTGCAAAAAGAGGTGTAGGCAGGCAGGAAGCCCATGAGCTTGTCAGGACTTCGGCTATGGAAGCCCATGACACGGGGAAGCACTTCAAACAGGTACTTCTTGATACTCCTTCCGTTTCAAGGTACCTGAGTGCAGAAGATATTGAAAACCTCGTAAACCCCGATAAGTATATAGGAACAGCTGTGGAACAGGTCGAAACGCTAGTTGTAAAACTTCGTGAAGCTTATTCCCTCTGA
- a CDS encoding type II secretion system F family protein → MNAINTLAFRIFGEKILENEDRYALFRIKLRQSHIPLPVEQYVSTAILYSLFAGIFGGLAGLLIGKQLFKGITPESIASTFGISSRETRVIEAPAYIEANLPFILTIVGGLIFFSMIAAFTYGLIMAYPPMKADSRKRAINATMPHATAFLYVLQRGGGMTIFEIMKSLSKHSHLYGAASHEFGNIIRDIEYFGKDLQDALWDAADRTPSEQFKDLVDGLISIASSGGNITLYLKNKTDLYKSNANKEHKRFLDTLGLLAEVYITVFVVGPLFLMVILVVMNMVDNGGVTNLYILVYGAIPFGTTIFLIFLDMLTGDVEKMPEEKVSRIKPDSFSDVRVKPWTEEDEELLQKMAFYEKVNRVKNVILHPIRAMLDRPVYAFAISTPIALGYFVYAFLEHMPYEGGFVETASTLDDYIFVTLLVLFIPYMIFHELEVRKTRQIEDQVPEFLKRLASINGTGILLTDAIAITAQSNMGRLKSEIKCTVADIRWNSNLVEALKRFEARVRTNMTRRSLTLIAKASESTGDIHQVISTVADDADIEKNLKKERSAEMFIYVFIIFVTFCVFLVIVYVLAAFFLPALDGSSNPAMSMGGFDLKEYTLLFFHAALLQGFGSGMVAGKMGSGSISSGLKHSLAMMTVSYVLFIVFI, encoded by the coding sequence ATGAACGCTATAAATACCCTGGCATTCAGGATCTTCGGAGAAAAAATCCTTGAGAACGAAGACAGATATGCCCTGTTCAGGATAAAGCTTCGCCAGTCTCATATTCCCCTGCCTGTGGAACAGTATGTCTCAACCGCAATTTTATACTCCCTGTTTGCTGGGATATTCGGCGGGCTTGCAGGTTTACTGATCGGAAAGCAGCTCTTCAAAGGTATCACCCCGGAAAGTATTGCTTCAACGTTTGGTATCTCGAGCAGGGAAACAAGGGTAATTGAGGCTCCTGCATATATTGAAGCTAATCTTCCCTTCATCCTTACAATCGTAGGCGGACTCATTTTCTTCTCGATGATTGCTGCCTTTACCTACGGGCTTATTATGGCATACCCTCCCATGAAGGCAGATAGCAGGAAGCGGGCTATCAATGCAACAATGCCCCATGCAACAGCTTTTCTCTATGTGCTGCAGAGGGGCGGGGGTATGACTATCTTTGAGATCATGAAATCGCTTTCGAAACATTCTCACCTCTACGGGGCTGCTTCGCATGAATTCGGAAACATCATAAGGGATATAGAATATTTCGGAAAAGACCTTCAGGACGCCCTATGGGATGCAGCCGACAGGACACCTTCCGAACAGTTCAAAGACCTTGTAGACGGCCTGATTTCAATAGCCTCCAGCGGAGGAAACATTACCCTTTACCTGAAAAATAAGACTGACCTCTATAAATCCAATGCCAATAAGGAACACAAGCGTTTCCTTGATACCCTCGGGCTCCTGGCAGAGGTTTATATTACGGTATTCGTTGTAGGCCCCCTCTTCCTTATGGTCATCCTGGTGGTAATGAACATGGTTGACAACGGAGGAGTGACCAACCTCTATATCCTTGTATACGGGGCAATTCCCTTCGGGACAACGATCTTCCTGATCTTTCTGGACATGCTTACAGGAGACGTGGAAAAGATGCCTGAGGAGAAAGTCTCCAGAATTAAGCCTGATTCTTTCAGCGATGTCAGGGTAAAGCCATGGACGGAAGAGGATGAGGAACTGCTCCAGAAGATGGCGTTTTACGAAAAGGTGAACAGGGTCAAAAATGTGATCTTGCACCCGATAAGGGCTATGCTTGACAGGCCGGTATACGCTTTTGCAATAAGCACTCCAATCGCCCTCGGGTACTTTGTTTATGCTTTCCTGGAACACATGCCATATGAGGGAGGATTTGTTGAAACCGCATCTACCCTTGATGACTATATCTTTGTAACCCTGCTTGTCCTTTTCATTCCTTACATGATCTTCCACGAACTCGAAGTTCGGAAAACCAGGCAGATTGAGGATCAGGTACCGGAATTTCTTAAAAGGCTTGCAAGTATCAACGGGACAGGGATTCTGCTTACCGATGCTATTGCCATTACAGCCCAGTCAAATATGGGCAGATTGAAATCCGAAATCAAATGCACGGTTGCAGATATCCGCTGGAACTCAAACCTCGTGGAAGCCCTGAAACGTTTTGAAGCCAGGGTCCGGACCAACATGACCCGGCGCAGCCTGACCCTTATAGCCAAGGCAAGCGAATCAACAGGCGACATCCATCAGGTCATCAGCACGGTTGCGGATGACGCAGACATTGAGAAAAACCTCAAAAAGGAACGTTCTGCAGAGATGTTCATTTACGTCTTCATCATCTTCGTGACTTTCTGCGTCTTCCTGGTCATAGTATACGTGCTTGCAGCCTTCTTCCTCCCTGCACTTGACGGTTCCAGCAACCCGGCAATGTCCATGGGAGGCTTTGACCTGAAAGAGTACACCCTCCTCTTCTTCCACGCAGCTCTCCTCCAGGGTTTTGGCTCCGGGATGGTTGCAGGAAAAATGGGTTCGGGGAGTATATCTTCCGGGCTCAAGCACTCACTTGCAATGATGACAGTATCCTATGTGCTGTTCATCGTGTTTATCTGA
- a CDS encoding geranylgeranylglyceryl/heptaprenylglyceryl phosphate synthase: MQVEAHLQKIIEQDGKVHLTLIDPASQTPERAVEIALAAVEGGTDAIMIGGSTGASGTILDETVIKIKEKVNVPTILFPGSSAGLSSYADAVFFMSLLNSRDLGYVITNQVLGAPLVYRSQIEPISMAYLVVEPGGTVGWIGDAKLIPRKKPDIAAVYALAGKYLGMHYTYLEAGSGADAPISPEMIGAVKHVLGENKLIVGGGIRDAITAKLCASAGADMIVTGTIVEEVKDVTAKVAEIVSAIKS, translated from the coding sequence TTGCAGGTGGAAGCACACCTTCAGAAGATTATTGAACAGGACGGAAAAGTTCATCTTACTCTTATTGACCCGGCTTCCCAGACCCCTGAAAGAGCTGTTGAGATCGCTCTTGCAGCAGTTGAAGGAGGCACTGATGCCATCATGATAGGGGGCTCAACCGGGGCGTCGGGAACCATATTAGATGAGACTGTAATAAAGATTAAAGAAAAGGTAAATGTCCCCACTATCCTTTTTCCGGGAAGTTCAGCCGGGCTCAGTAGCTATGCAGATGCTGTATTTTTCATGAGCCTCCTGAATTCCAGAGATCTGGGATATGTGATCACAAACCAGGTGCTTGGAGCTCCGCTTGTATACAGAAGCCAGATAGAACCTATCTCCATGGCATACCTTGTGGTCGAGCCCGGAGGTACCGTTGGATGGATAGGGGATGCAAAACTGATTCCCAGGAAAAAACCTGATATTGCTGCGGTCTATGCCCTTGCAGGCAAATACCTCGGCATGCATTATACTTACCTGGAAGCAGGATCTGGAGCCGATGCGCCTATATCTCCTGAAATGATAGGGGCTGTCAAACACGTACTCGGAGAAAATAAACTGATTGTTGGCGGCGGGATCAGAGATGCAATAACTGCAAAGCTCTGTGCTTCTGCAGGTGCTGACATGATCGTCACCGGTACGATTGTTGAAGAAGTAAAGGATGTAACGGCTAAGGTGGCTGAGATCGTATCAGCCATAAA
- a CDS encoding methylamine methyltransferase corrinoid protein reductive activase gives MRYGVAIDLGTSGYRAQKIDLNTQEIKRTVITLRNPLPGANVMDHMDFAIHYGQDLAHGLSVNAVKNLFQALDVQSGELDRLSVCGNPIQLSIFQGISIEDLAYAGERKKKKYHIEEQKRNARIVPSSEIPGLEEFNCEVVVPPAIKHEVGADALALIIKSGMLDSDQVSIATDYGTNAEMALKVKDIIYTGSAAAGPALEGQQIKNGTLASPFAISDFEFEDGALRNYVLNEEMKPDPGDLVDPKTGEILEAGQINAKGITGTGVIALLEKALGHDLVVLPKIKTPDELIHLQNKITFSERDLKEAGKAIGAIRAGHITLCATAGIELTDIDAAYMAGAAGTYMDAKKAQKIGLIPYSTGNIAQLGNTSLAVAREILLSEGRLWELQDIASQIIGTHIMFATAPEFRDAYVLELAYWEEGMPFKMFKKYLKKKSLPSLDDPIDNPVVDKRVERDIPVLGEEGLHVLERVGTYMTMVVDCPECKKCIKVCPNDAITIDEESRIMISTDLCEGAHCQKCIRACPPEKFNWANLEVFKPEQE, from the coding sequence ATGAGATATGGAGTTGCAATTGACCTGGGAACGAGCGGGTATAGGGCTCAGAAGATTGACCTTAATACCCAGGAAATTAAGAGAACAGTTATAACATTGAGAAATCCCCTACCCGGAGCGAATGTGATGGATCACATGGACTTCGCAATCCACTACGGGCAGGATCTTGCGCATGGGCTTTCCGTGAATGCGGTAAAGAACCTGTTTCAAGCCCTTGATGTTCAAAGTGGCGAGCTTGATAGGCTTTCAGTCTGCGGAAACCCTATCCAGCTATCCATTTTTCAGGGGATAAGCATTGAAGACCTGGCTTATGCGGGGGAACGGAAGAAAAAGAAGTACCATATAGAGGAACAGAAAAGGAATGCAAGAATCGTACCAAGCAGTGAAATTCCAGGGCTTGAAGAATTTAATTGTGAAGTTGTAGTCCCGCCTGCAATTAAACATGAAGTCGGAGCCGATGCCCTTGCTCTTATTATTAAGTCGGGCATGCTTGACAGCGACCAGGTTTCGATTGCAACTGATTACGGGACAAACGCCGAAATGGCGCTCAAGGTAAAAGATATTATATACACTGGTTCAGCAGCTGCAGGGCCTGCTCTTGAAGGGCAGCAGATAAAGAATGGGACCCTTGCCTCTCCTTTTGCAATTTCGGATTTTGAATTCGAGGACGGGGCCTTGAGGAATTATGTATTAAACGAAGAGATGAAGCCCGATCCCGGAGATCTCGTAGACCCTAAAACCGGAGAAATTCTTGAAGCAGGGCAGATCAATGCAAAAGGAATTACAGGTACTGGAGTTATTGCCCTTCTCGAAAAAGCTCTGGGTCACGATCTGGTTGTGCTCCCGAAAATCAAAACTCCGGACGAACTAATTCACCTGCAGAACAAAATAACTTTTTCGGAAAGGGATTTGAAAGAAGCTGGAAAAGCTATTGGTGCAATCCGGGCAGGGCATATTACGCTTTGTGCTACTGCAGGTATAGAGCTTACAGATATTGATGCAGCATATATGGCAGGTGCTGCCGGAACATATATGGATGCGAAAAAAGCCCAGAAAATTGGCCTGATCCCTTACTCTACAGGGAACATTGCTCAGCTCGGGAACACCTCTCTTGCTGTCGCGAGGGAAATCCTGCTTTCGGAAGGAAGGTTGTGGGAACTTCAGGACATTGCAAGCCAGATTATAGGCACTCACATAATGTTTGCAACTGCCCCGGAATTCCGGGACGCCTACGTTCTGGAACTTGCATACTGGGAAGAGGGAATGCCCTTTAAGATGTTTAAAAAATACCTTAAAAAGAAGAGTCTCCCGTCACTTGATGATCCCATAGACAACCCTGTGGTGGATAAGCGTGTGGAAAGGGATATCCCTGTCCTTGGGGAAGAAGGTCTGCATGTACTCGAAAGAGTCGGAACCTATATGACCATGGTTGTTGACTGCCCCGAGTGCAAGAAATGCATAAAAGTCTGCCCTAACGATGCCATTACAATTGACGAAGAAAGCAGGATTATGATAAGCACCGACCTCTGTGAAGGTGCCCACTGCCAGAAATGTATCAGGGCCTGCCCGCCTGAAAAATTCAACTGGGCGAATCTGGAGGTCTTTAAACCTGAACAGGAATAA
- a CDS encoding type II/IV secretion system ATPase subunit, whose amino-acid sequence MVSKNEKSPDNSKKPDNGMQKRGEEEVMAGKSSLLQVPVKRASDEDNPNLADTDSLQKENNKRNTKNIILEVSGIQRTPQKRKYPYWVKHSAGRENTEKENTDLTDMKIKIETLKTKPVLETVQFNSFPPETQKIIDPETTYLEKNSDPEKKLSGSSQVALEPKSPVSPETAPEKKVELIPETKKKGIFPPEIRPQAQKMKIKKKSRFLGKMKDLTRDIAGIKESEKLSDKLKEFFDEVKTPEGAKKKFAEVVQSLKDEELRVLPPYDPVTCGPLLEYEIPSGFTEIERYWVEEPYAFISIIENLEMKYYYVVEPTLSTYEKAVLERVRDNLEDMLTQDDMISGQDKDVILINRGMRLLDQYYSTLEVSSIHKIMYFLRRNFIGYERINALIRDPNIEDISCSGIEIPIYLYHMKHNNIVTNILFGEKEVDSLVVKLCQRSGKHISIGEPIVDATLPDGSRIQATLGKEVTTRGSSFTIRKFNGDPITPIDLIRYGTCSIEMMAYYWIAIENNISVLFAGGTASGKTSLMNAISLLIPRLSKVVSIEDTREIMLHHENWIAGATRKSFTVGGTGEVSMYELLKAALRQRPEYILVGEVRGKEALTLFQAMSTGHTTYSTMHASDVQTVINRLENEPINVPHVMMQALGVICIQMQTYVNETRVRRTKTIVEITGLDARSGSLRINELYRWEPVHDNFKRAGDSYVLNEIMKARGWNPDKLFIEFKNREQILAYLTAKQIRDYVSVSLIVHMYATNPQLVMEAVGNDTLQDMVMHHS is encoded by the coding sequence ATGGTTTCCAAAAATGAGAAATCTCCAGATAACTCAAAAAAACCAGACAATGGTATGCAGAAAAGGGGGGAAGAAGAGGTTATGGCAGGAAAGTCCAGTCTTCTACAGGTACCTGTCAAAAGGGCTTCTGACGAAGATAATCCGAATCTAGCTGATACTGACAGCCTTCAGAAGGAGAACAACAAAAGGAATACAAAGAACATTATCCTGGAAGTTTCAGGAATTCAAAGAACTCCACAAAAACGGAAATATCCTTATTGGGTGAAGCACAGTGCAGGGAGAGAAAATACAGAAAAAGAGAATACTGATCTTACTGACATGAAAATAAAGATTGAAACCCTAAAAACCAAACCTGTACTTGAAACGGTTCAATTTAATAGTTTTCCTCCGGAAACTCAGAAAATCATAGATCCGGAAACAACATATCTGGAAAAAAATTCCGATCCTGAAAAGAAACTTTCCGGTTCTTCTCAAGTTGCTCTTGAACCGAAATCCCCGGTTTCTCCAGAAACTGCGCCTGAGAAGAAAGTCGAACTTATTCCTGAAACCAAAAAAAAAGGAATTTTTCCTCCTGAAATCAGACCTCAAGCCCAAAAAATGAAAATTAAGAAAAAGTCCAGATTCCTTGGGAAAATGAAGGATCTGACTCGCGACATAGCCGGTATCAAGGAAAGTGAAAAATTAAGTGACAAGCTTAAAGAATTCTTTGACGAAGTAAAAACCCCTGAAGGAGCAAAAAAGAAATTTGCAGAGGTCGTCCAGAGCCTGAAAGATGAAGAGCTCAGGGTTCTTCCTCCATATGATCCTGTAACCTGCGGCCCGCTCCTTGAGTATGAAATTCCTTCAGGGTTTACTGAAATCGAACGCTACTGGGTAGAGGAACCTTACGCCTTTATAAGCATAATTGAAAACCTGGAAATGAAATACTATTATGTCGTTGAGCCCACTCTCAGCACCTATGAAAAAGCCGTTCTTGAGAGAGTAAGGGACAACCTGGAAGATATGCTTACCCAGGATGATATGATATCCGGACAGGATAAAGACGTAATTCTCATTAACAGAGGCATGAGGCTTCTGGATCAGTATTACAGCACTCTGGAAGTTTCCTCGATCCACAAGATAATGTATTTCCTCAGGAGAAATTTCATCGGGTACGAAAGGATAAATGCGCTCATTAGGGACCCGAATATTGAAGATATTTCCTGTTCGGGAATTGAAATCCCTATCTACCTCTACCACATGAAGCACAACAACATCGTGACCAACATCCTTTTTGGGGAAAAGGAAGTGGACTCTCTGGTTGTCAAACTTTGCCAGAGGAGTGGCAAGCATATATCCATAGGAGAACCGATTGTAGATGCAACTCTTCCGGACGGCTCAAGAATTCAGGCAACCCTTGGAAAAGAGGTCACAACAAGGGGCAGTTCCTTCACCATCCGTAAATTCAATGGGGACCCCATAACCCCTATTGACCTTATCAGGTATGGAACATGCAGTATCGAGATGATGGCTTACTACTGGATTGCCATTGAAAACAACATCAGTGTACTTTTCGCAGGAGGTACCGCTTCGGGAAAAACCTCCCTTATGAACGCAATTTCTCTCTTAATCCCGAGACTTTCAAAGGTAGTGTCCATTGAAGATACCAGAGAGATTATGCTCCACCATGAAAACTGGATCGCAGGCGCAACCAGAAAATCATTTACAGTAGGTGGGACCGGAGAGGTATCCATGTACGAACTCCTGAAAGCCGCCCTCAGGCAGCGTCCGGAATATATTCTTGTAGGCGAGGTCCGGGGTAAAGAGGCCCTGACCCTTTTCCAGGCAATGTCAACAGGGCACACCACCTATTCAACAATGCATGCAAGCGACGTGCAGACCGTGATTAACAGGCTTGAAAACGAACCAATCAATGTCCCGCACGTGATGATGCAGGCCCTTGGAGTCATCTGTATTCAGATGCAGACCTATGTCAATGAGACCAGGGTAAGAAGGACCAAAACAATTGTGGAGATCACAGGCCTTGATGCAAGGTCAGGAAGTCTCAGGATCAATGAACTTTACCGCTGGGAGCCGGTGCATGATAACTTTAAACGTGCAGGGGATTCCTATGTGCTCAATGAGATCATGAAAGCAAGGGGATGGAACCCTGATAAGCTCTTTATTGAGTTTAAAAACAGGGAACAGATCCTTGCCTACCTGACAGCAAAACAGATCCGTGACTACGTGAGTGTCTCTCTGATAGTGCATATGTATGCCACAAACCCGCAGCTTGTAATGGAAGCAGTTGGAAACGATACCTTGCAGGATATGGTAATGCACCATAGTTAA
- a CDS encoding RAD55 family ATPase, translating to MKRISSGIPELDERIGGGYLAGRVLLITGDTGTGKTTFTIHFLHRACLEGKKCILVATEELPEDILVSSEMMGLGLTKYYEKGQLTIERSFQNRSEKVQTSKFGFTPEGLEIDLPTLSDYVPEGTDVAVIDNIGVFTLRLSIQDFRNQFDALNFILSTRGDCTAMFVMDDIACKMTHNLAEYSASGSLRLMVDENPYTGNIERYIRIPKMRRTCLSLNPIRFEITSSGIKLL from the coding sequence ATGAAACGGATATCATCAGGAATACCTGAACTTGACGAAAGGATCGGTGGGGGATACCTGGCGGGCAGGGTTCTTCTCATAACCGGAGATACAGGAACTGGCAAGACCACTTTTACCATTCATTTTCTGCACAGAGCATGCCTTGAGGGTAAGAAATGTATCCTGGTCGCAACCGAAGAACTTCCAGAAGATATATTGGTCTCATCAGAAATGATGGGACTTGGGCTTACTAAATATTATGAAAAAGGCCAGCTCACAATTGAGCGGTCTTTTCAGAACCGTTCCGAGAAGGTCCAGACCTCAAAATTCGGATTTACTCCCGAAGGTCTGGAAATAGATCTACCCACACTTTCGGATTATGTACCCGAAGGAACCGATGTTGCGGTGATTGACAATATCGGTGTTTTTACCCTGAGGCTTTCCATTCAGGATTTCAGGAACCAGTTTGATGCCCTGAACTTTATCCTCAGCACCAGAGGAGACTGCACGGCAATGTTTGTCATGGACGATATCGCATGCAAGATGACCCATAACCTTGCCGAGTATTCGGCAAGTGGCTCTCTCCGACTTATGGTAGACGAAAATCCCTACACAGGGAATATTGAACGCTACATAAGAATTCCTAAAATGAGAAGGACATGCCTCAGTCTGAATCCGATAAGATTTGAAATTACTTCATCAGGGATAAAACTCCTTTGA